One genomic segment of Nitrospira sp. includes these proteins:
- a CDS encoding carboxypeptidase-like regulatory domain-containing protein: MSRVACMSGLTAALVFAVAIPALTPASAYDVVTVRQGGTIEGTVTLDGPVPDPKAFSLITFPDPAYCGRISNGSGWRLLHDFVVGHQGGLKDAIVLLEGVEAGKPFDVSVPLIEARDCMFQPFMTIVRNGHAVEVINMDPVMHDIQGYETSLEAGARVLFNSPLVMNHQHRRGDIHATHDHAPGASLVGPIYLNKGRRTFYMQCGFHAYMESWAMAVNNPYYALTDAEGKFSITGIPPGTYQLVVWHPQTGPGTTRTVVVQPDGKLREQLSLPAPKGNRTAYKVMDSPRFAPESLGYPVDIQPFVERQH, from the coding sequence GCTGTAGCCATTCCAGCACTCACGCCGGCAAGCGCGTATGATGTGGTAACGGTACGGCAGGGAGGAACCATCGAAGGGACGGTGACGCTCGATGGACCGGTGCCGGACCCGAAGGCGTTCAGTCTGATCACGTTTCCGGATCCCGCCTATTGCGGCCGGATCTCCAATGGCAGCGGGTGGCGCTTGCTGCATGACTTTGTTGTCGGTCATCAGGGAGGACTGAAGGATGCCATTGTGCTCCTGGAAGGGGTCGAAGCTGGAAAACCGTTTGATGTTTCTGTCCCGTTGATCGAAGCCCGCGACTGCATGTTCCAGCCGTTCATGACCATTGTCCGTAATGGGCATGCGGTCGAGGTCATCAATATGGATCCCGTGATGCACGATATTCAGGGCTATGAGACGTCGCTGGAAGCGGGTGCGCGAGTCTTGTTCAATAGCCCGTTAGTCATGAATCACCAGCATCGTCGAGGGGATATCCATGCAACGCACGACCATGCTCCAGGTGCATCGTTGGTCGGGCCGATTTATTTGAACAAGGGGCGACGTACGTTCTACATGCAATGTGGCTTCCATGCCTACATGGAGAGCTGGGCCATGGCCGTGAACAATCCCTACTATGCGCTGACAGATGCCGAGGGGAAGTTCTCGATCACCGGCATTCCTCCCGGCACCTATCAGTTGGTGGTATGGCACCCGCAGACAGGACCTGGAACGACAAGGACGGTTGTGGTGCAACCGGATGGAAAGTTGCGTGAGCAACTGTCGCTACCCGCTCCCAAGGGGAATCGAACCGCGTATAAGGTCATGGATAGCCCTCGGTTCGCCCCTGAGTCGTTAGGGTACCCTGTTGACATCCAGCCGTTCGTCGAACGTCAACATTGA
- a CDS encoding HEAT repeat domain-containing protein, with translation MNPLNMRQRAIVLVALACCISLAGPAFGGTASQIQQVQALYDKKEYQKALEGLDNLDSQTLGVVDVRRLKIRTLLRLGNPKNALTNYDELVQVLKHEDPSILREVSLGFVLVLTKDMREQMRGAAYTALKEWHSPESIPFLEDGLSDGSGLVRALAAEGLAKLDEGRRSSRFRQALDDQAALVKVAVLKGFATSGDPSVIPLVEPLLSDSEIRVRVAAAEVLCNFKRPRGCELLFQYAKAPNPDGRASAIRALVDRRSTEVLPILIESSEDKQPSVRGAAATGLVHVPTAEAVTVLTRLLRDPLPPVRIAAAVSLGQLRGFDVRAPLNRALDDRDPAVRAFVIGALLEQGERYEMVAGPVQALRNTNEPAVRAAVARALGHAGESNREPARSASMLLVQDTVPRVRIAAVKSMAKIDGVDAIPLLKQSLHDEDDAVRATAGGALLKVVLPNN, from the coding sequence ATGAATCCGCTGAACATGCGTCAACGTGCGATTGTCTTGGTTGCCCTTGCCTGCTGTATTTCTCTGGCTGGGCCTGCGTTTGGCGGAACGGCATCGCAGATTCAGCAGGTTCAGGCACTCTATGACAAGAAGGAGTATCAGAAGGCTCTTGAAGGGCTGGACAATCTCGATTCTCAGACGTTGGGCGTAGTGGATGTTCGTCGACTCAAGATTCGCACACTTCTGAGACTGGGCAACCCGAAGAATGCCCTTACAAACTATGACGAGCTTGTGCAGGTCTTGAAGCATGAGGATCCGTCGATCCTTCGTGAGGTCTCACTCGGATTTGTTCTTGTCCTGACGAAGGATATGCGCGAGCAAATGCGTGGTGCGGCCTATACTGCCCTCAAGGAATGGCACAGTCCTGAGTCGATTCCATTCTTGGAAGATGGGCTCAGCGACGGATCCGGTCTTGTCCGAGCCTTAGCGGCTGAAGGGCTTGCGAAGCTGGACGAGGGACGCCGTTCGTCCCGATTCCGGCAGGCCTTGGACGATCAGGCGGCGTTGGTGAAGGTGGCGGTACTCAAGGGTTTTGCAACGTCCGGTGATCCTTCCGTCATCCCGCTCGTCGAGCCCCTACTGAGTGATTCCGAGATACGGGTGCGAGTCGCAGCCGCCGAGGTGCTCTGTAATTTCAAACGACCCAGGGGCTGTGAACTGCTCTTTCAGTATGCGAAGGCACCAAATCCAGATGGGCGGGCCTCGGCGATTCGTGCCCTGGTTGATCGGCGGTCGACAGAAGTTTTGCCGATTCTCATCGAGTCGAGTGAAGACAAGCAGCCATCGGTACGGGGGGCTGCCGCCACAGGGTTGGTCCATGTGCCTACTGCCGAAGCAGTCACTGTTCTGACCAGACTGCTGAGAGACCCCCTCCCACCAGTGCGGATCGCTGCAGCCGTCAGCCTGGGGCAGCTGCGCGGATTTGATGTACGCGCGCCTCTGAATAGGGCTCTCGATGATCGTGACCCGGCAGTCAGAGCCTTCGTCATCGGCGCGTTGCTGGAGCAGGGTGAACGCTATGAGATGGTAGCCGGCCCTGTGCAGGCTCTCAGGAACACGAATGAGCCGGCCGTTCGCGCTGCCGTGGCACGAGCCTTGGGGCATGCCGGAGAATCGAATCGAGAGCCGGCACGATCGGCCTCGATGCTGCTGGTTCAGGATACGGTGCCTCGAGTGAGGATTGCGGCGGTCAAGTCAATGGCAAAGATTGATGGGGTGGATGCGATCCCCCTCCTCAAACAGAGTCTGCACGACGAGGATGATGCAGTTCGGGCAACGGCCGGAGGAGCGCTGTTGAAGGTTGTGCTCCCGAACAACTAG
- a CDS encoding SUMF1/EgtB/PvdO family nonheme iron enzyme — protein sequence MAIRVLAVLALLGFWLNASFLFANEPPGHDPIEPPTSQDGAPMIVVPAGSFPMGVPAGARDGGRDEYPRHDVFVDTFAIDKFEVTNGRYLEFVKSTGHRVPQNPRNPTRNLWQGESITDSLTDRPVINVDWFDAEAYCRWAGKRLPTEAEWEKAAKGTSDRRFPWGNVEPTSKHLNYNQPWIGEKTLMPVGSYEAGKSPYGLYDMAGNVWEWVDDWYDARYYEKSPKKNPKGPDTGTKKVIRGAGWQNETPTVRIFTRVESDPTVRNESTGFRCAASTPMKR from the coding sequence ATGGCCATTCGAGTCCTTGCTGTGTTGGCGCTGTTGGGCTTCTGGCTCAACGCCTCTTTTCTGTTCGCAAATGAGCCACCGGGGCACGATCCGATCGAGCCGCCGACGAGTCAAGACGGCGCGCCGATGATTGTGGTCCCGGCCGGCTCGTTCCCGATGGGTGTGCCGGCTGGAGCCCGTGACGGAGGACGCGATGAATATCCACGTCATGACGTGTTCGTCGATACATTTGCGATCGATAAATTTGAAGTCACAAACGGCCGGTATTTGGAATTCGTGAAGTCCACAGGACATCGCGTTCCACAGAATCCAAGAAATCCGACAAGAAACCTTTGGCAAGGGGAGAGCATCACCGATTCGTTGACCGATCGACCAGTGATCAATGTTGATTGGTTTGATGCCGAAGCCTACTGTAGATGGGCGGGTAAACGACTCCCCACCGAAGCCGAATGGGAAAAGGCGGCCAAGGGGACGTCCGATAGGCGATTCCCTTGGGGGAACGTTGAACCGACCTCCAAACATCTTAACTACAACCAACCGTGGATCGGGGAGAAGACTCTCATGCCGGTCGGAAGTTATGAGGCGGGCAAGAGCCCGTACGGTCTGTATGACATGGCCGGCAATGTTTGGGAATGGGTCGATGACTGGTACGATGCTCGATATTATGAGAAGAGCCCGAAAAAGAATCCGAAAGGTCCGGACACAGGCACGAAGAAAGTGATCAGGGGCGCGGGTTGGCAAAACGAGACGCCCACGGTCCGCATCTTTACTCGTGTCGAGAGCGATCCAACGGTCCGAAATGAGTCCACAGGATTTCGTTGCGCGGCCAGCACACCGATGAAACGCTGA
- a CDS encoding formylglycine-generating enzyme family protein: protein MARSSPMITIPAGTFLLGSNRVDNEPYGNRTQFDDTELPQHRVWLDAYEMDRDEVSLGEYVTFLQQQKFHPSGELQKLLWHVITVHSISDQTLTRWPALYVTWAEANDLCAAKHARLPTEAEWEKAARGPEGISYPWGEAIPSSTLAMFGQHHVHEIPILAAVDSYEEGKSPYGLHHMAGNIAEWVQDWFGFDYYAYMPERNPPGPTTGRYKSVRGGSWKSHRVMLRTATRGGAPPDQRAATIGFRCARSLISNSP from the coding sequence TTGGCCAGATCATCGCCGATGATCACCATCCCTGCTGGTACGTTTTTGCTCGGAAGCAACCGAGTCGACAACGAACCCTATGGCAACCGGACCCAGTTCGACGATACGGAACTGCCCCAACATCGAGTCTGGCTGGATGCCTATGAGATGGATCGAGATGAAGTGAGCCTCGGAGAATACGTGACCTTTCTGCAGCAACAGAAGTTTCATCCCTCGGGCGAACTGCAAAAACTCCTCTGGCACGTCATCACCGTCCATTCCATCTCCGACCAGACCTTGACCCGCTGGCCTGCGCTCTATGTCACATGGGCAGAAGCGAACGATCTATGCGCGGCAAAGCACGCCAGACTACCGACCGAGGCCGAATGGGAAAAGGCGGCGCGGGGGCCTGAAGGGATTTCCTACCCATGGGGTGAAGCGATTCCCAGCTCCACACTCGCGATGTTCGGGCAACATCATGTCCATGAGATTCCTATTCTTGCAGCAGTCGATTCCTATGAGGAAGGTAAGAGTCCCTATGGCTTGCACCATATGGCGGGCAACATTGCCGAATGGGTACAGGATTGGTTCGGGTTCGACTACTATGCGTACATGCCGGAACGCAATCCGCCAGGCCCAACCACCGGGCGCTACAAGAGTGTTCGGGGTGGCTCTTGGAAAAGCCACCGCGTCATGCTTCGAACGGCAACCAGAGGCGGTGCCCCTCCAGACCAACGTGCTGCGACAATCGGCTTCCGGTGCGCGCGATCATTGATCTCTAACTCCCCTTAA